Below is a genomic region from Mucilaginibacter auburnensis.
TTATCATGTTATGCACTATCGCCGTGATGTGGTACAGGCCAATCTGCGAAACTCCTTCCCCGAAAAAAACGGGGCAGAATTAAAAGTTATTGAAAAAGAATACTACAGCTACCTTGCCGACCTGAGTGTTGAAACGGTTAAACTCTTCACCATATCAGAAAAAGAGGTAATGAAGCGTATGCGTTGCACTAATTTTGATTTGATACAGGGTTACTTCGCACAGGGTAAAAGCGTAATCGGAGCTTTAGGACATTATGGCAATTGGGAACTTGCTGCGCATTGTTTAAGCCTGCTTACGCAAACAGAACGACGGATTATTGTTTATAAGCCACTTACAAACAAAACATTTGATAATGCATTTATAAAAGTCCGCTCCAGGTTTGGCGCCACTCTTGTAGCAATGCAAAACACCATGCGAACGCTTGTTAGTTACAAAAAAGAAACAACAATAAGCGTACTGGTTAGCGATCAAACACCGGTGCAAAGCGAGGCCAATTATTTCACTGAATTTTTGAATCAACCCACTGCTGTTTTTTTGGGTGTGGAAAAATTATCCAAACTTTTAAACAATGTTGTTGTCTTTTGCGATATCAGGCGTATAAAAAGAGGATATTATACTGTTACCTTTGTGCCTTTATTTGATGATGCAAAAAATACCGCCGAGTACGAAATAACACGCGAGCACGTTCGGTATTTAGAGAATGTAATTAAACAAGAACCGGCCTATTGGTTATGGTCACACAAAAGATGGAAATTTACACCACCACATAGCAATTGATGAATAAACCAAAAGTTGCTATAGTTATATTGAATTGGAACGGTGTTAATCACCTGCGCACATTTTTACCATCGGTGATAACGTCATCGTACCCCAACCTGGAGATAGTAGTTGGCGATAACGCGTCTACTGACGAATCACTTTCATTTATTGAAGACACTTACCCTGCAATCCGCATTATTCGTAATGAAGAAAATTATGGCTTTACCGGAGGTTATAACCGTGTATTGAAACAGGTAGAGGCAGATTATTATATTCTGTTAAACTCTGATGTTGAAGTTCACCCGGGTTGGATAGAACCTGTTATTGACCTGATGGAAAGTGACCCGCTTATTGCAGTGGCCGCGCCAAAAATATTAGACTATAATAAGAGAGAATATTTTGAACATGCCGGTGCTGCCGGTGGCTATATTGATAGTTTTGGCTATCCTTTTTGCCAGGGCCGCATGTTTTATGAGATAGAGAAAGATAACGGACAGTACAATACTTCGCATGAGGTATTTTGGGCTACAGGCGCTGCCATGTTCATCAAAAAGAAATGTTGGGATGAAGCAGCAGGATTTGATGACCGCTTTTTTGCACATATGGAAGAGATTGACCTTTGCTGGCGTTTGAAAAACCGTGGCTATAAGGTTATGTACTGTGCAGAATCATATGTATATCACCTGGGGGGCGGTACGTTAAATACTGAAAATCCGTTTAAAACCTATCTCAACTTCCGCAATAACCTGCTTTTATTAAAGAAAAATCTACCGTTTTGGCGGGGGGCATCTGTTATTACCACCCGCTTCTTTTTAGATTTCACTGCATTGGTGAGGTTTTTAAGTGAAGGCAAACGCAAAGACGCGTGGGCAGTTAGCAAGGCGCATCAAAACTTCGCGCGTAACATATTTCACTCCGAAGAAGAGCACCATCGCGACAAATTACCAACAAAGCTTACAGGGATGTATCGCGGCAGCATTGTTTGGGAGTTCTTTGTAAAGAAATGCCACCTTTTTAGTTGCCTGGATAAGGATAAGTTTTAACCCTACCCTATCAAACTCTCAATACCCAGGCGATAGCTATCCATTCCGAAACCCAAAATTACTCCTTTGCAATTGGCCGAAAGATAAGAATGATGCCTGAATGCTTCGCGTTTATGTACATTAGATATATGCACCTCGATAACCGGGGTTTTGATTGCTGCAATAGCATCGGCAATTGCAATTGATGTATGCGTATAAGCGCCTGCATTTAATACAATGCCATCAAAACTAAACCCAATTTCGTGCAGCTTATTGATGATCTCGCCTTCCACATTACTTTGGTAGTAGCTGATGTTAACATCCGGGTAGCGCTTTTTCAGCTCGGTTAAATAAGTATCAAAGCTGGCATCGCCGTAGATAGATTTCTCGCGTACGCCTAACAAGTTTAAATTTGGGCCGTTTATAATCTGTATATTCATTTGCTCAAACTTAACTATAAATCAAACAAAACTAAAATCAATTGGACTGGCCATCGGCAATAAAAGGATTTAAGGCGTACATGAAACTGGAACGGTCACTGTCGGCTAATTCTGTTGAAGCGTACGCGCGAGACATTGATAAGCTGCAACAATTTGCAGAACAGGGAACCAAACCTGTAAAGCCTGATGATATTAAACTCGCCGATCTGCGACAGTTTATTAATTTCATAAACGAGTTGGGTATGATTCCCTCTTCGCAGGCCCGTATTCTATCTGGTGTAAAAGCGTTTTATAAATATTTACTAACCGAAGAGCTGATAGACAGCGATCCGTCTGAGTTGTTAGAATCGCCTAAAATACAGCGCAAACTTCCGGATACATTGAGCTATAACGATATTAATAAGCTGATTGCTGCCATTGACCTTTCAAAGCCCGAAGGCATGCGCAATAAAGCTATTATGGAAGTGTTATATGGTTGCGGTTTGCGGGTATCTGAACTGACCGAACTTAAACTATCCAACCTGTACCTTGATATTGAATTTATAAAAGTTACCGGTAAGGGCAATAAAGAGCGCCTTGTACCCATTGGCAACGAAGCCATTAAAGCTTTGAAGCTTTGGATACAACAGGTACGCCCCAATATTCCAGTTAAAAAAGGACATGAAGATATTGTTTTTCTTAACCGCCGTGGTGCGGGGCTTACGCGTGTATACATCTTCACCATGATTAAGGAACTTGCCGCTGCCATCGGCTTACAAAAAAATATTAGTCCGCATACATTGAGGCATTCATTTGCAACACATTTGGTAGAGGGAGGCGCCGACCTGCGTGCCGTGCAGGAGATGTTAGGGCACGAAAGTATTACCACAACGGAGATTTACACCCACCTTGACCGTGAATACTTAAAAAGTACCATTATTCAACATCACCCCCGCAATTAGCCGTTTTTTGACGCTAAAGCGCCTGTTTTCTGCTATATTTTTCTTATTTTTCAGCACCTTGAATATTTACCTCCTCTATGAAAAAAAGATTTAGTGCAAGAAAAGAAGCTTCAAAAGTAGTAATGATTATAGCAGGCATTATGTGTGCTGCATTTGGATTGAAGGGTTTTCTTATTCCTAATGATTTTATTGACGGTGGTGTAACAGGTATTTCACTGCTTATCAGCTCTATTACTGATTGGCCGGTATCTGTTTTGCTATTTGTTATCAATATTCCTTTTATATGGTTAGGGTACAAAAGGGTAGATAAGTTATTTGCTATTAAGACACTGGTAGCCATTATAATACTATCATTAGTTATATACTTTATTGAATTTCCGGACATCACGCACGACAGGCTCTTGATAGCCGTATTTGGTGGGTTCTTTTTAGGCTTAGGTATAGGTTTGTGTATGCGCGGCGGTAGTGTTATTGACGGTACCGAATTGCTGGCGGTTTACATTAACCCCCGGTCTTTCCTCTCTATCGGGCAAATTATATTGCTTATCAACGTATTTATTTTTGGTGTTGCAGCCTTCTTCCTTGGTATTGAAAAAGCGCTGTACTCCATGTTAACCTATTTGGCCGCCACGCAAACTATTAATTACATTATTCAAGGTTTTGATGAGTATACATCGGTAACCATTATCTCTCCTAAAAGTGAATTGATCAAAAATGTAATTATGCGCCATTTGCACAGAGGGGTTACTGTTTACAAAGGCGAGCGCGGTTTTGGTAAAACTACGTTTGAAGATAAGAATATTGACATATTGGTAACGGTAATAACTCGCCTTGATGTACAACGTGTGGTCACCCGGGTGCAAGAAATTGACCCTACGGCTTTCATTATCACTAACTCGGTATCTGAAGTGCGTGGCGGACTGGTAAAAAAATTAACTATTGGCCATTAACTTTAAAATAAGCATGAAGAAATACCTGCCTGTTTTGACCATTATACTTTGCAGTTTTATTACCGCAGATAATTTCGCAACGTTACACCAATTAGTTGGTGGCACCTGGAAAATGAAAAAGAAAGACGGCTACACTTGTGAAAAATGGGTGAAGGTTAATGGCAATGAGCTAAAAAGCACGGCTTTTAATATTAAAGGTAAAGATACTTCGGTTTATGAAAGCGTAAGCCTAACCAACAAAAATGGCGTAATAGCATATACGGTTACCGGTGCCGGTAACAGCCAACCCGTGGCCTTTAAACTAACAACAGTCAATAACAATCAATTTATATTCTCTAACCCTGCTCATGATTTTCCGCAACAGGTGGTTTATCAATTTATAAATCCTGACTCGATACATGCCTGGGTAGATGGTAAATACAACGGGAAGGTTGAGAAAATAGATTTTTATTACAAGAGGACTAAATAACTAATTAGAGAAAAGCGCACTTTTAACTGCTTCTCTCAATTGATCATAATCGCCTGTTTTAACTATTGTTAAATTATTTTGAGGTGGTAGTCCACAAGCATTTGTTGTAATTACGGGTATATTACATGAAAGTGCTTTTAAAATAATCCTCGGCGAATGTTCAACATAAGTTGGATAAACAACCAAAGCTATGTCATCTAACAAATCATTTGCCGGTGCCGCAATTCTTACACCCTCCCAAAAACCAATATGTTCCATAGCGCCGCCGGTTACAACCAAAGTAAGGTCTAATTCAATAGCAAGGCGTTTAATTTCAAAAGCGCCTTTGCGAGCAACTCCTGATGCCGGAAACAAAACTTTATTACCACGTATTTTTTCCTTAGCGGGTATATCTGAATGAGCCCACTTTAGTTTAATAACTTTATTATTGAACAGCTCGGCAATCTCCTCATGAGGGGTTATTATATGCTCGGCTCTGTTTAAGGCAAGTATTTCACTTTCTACAATATCGTCGTTTGCTCTGAAATCATCTAACGTCTTACTTTGCGGATAAAGCTTGTGTGCAATATTGAGTCGGTCATGCAGATAAGTCAAGGGTAATCTCGTCATTAAAACATTGTACCTTCTACCACCAAACAAACCCTCTTGTTGTAAAAAAGGCAACAAATTTTGTGCTACAACAAGTTGAGTAGCATTGTAAGGAATCCGTTTGGCTATCTTTTTAGCAATTAGTCTGTCTAATTTTAATGATGATGCAAAAACATTCCGGTTCATTTTAGCATAAATATGCCTCCAAATAGTTCTTTGTACGGCAGGCATAATAAACGTCTTGATTGTAGGTCCATCCTTAATCTGCCATCTGAACTTGTGCAGATACTTTGCGTCATGTTTACCGGATGGCATGATAATGATATCATTTGGAGTTGCAATGCTGTTTATATACTGTTCGTACTCAGTCCATCTTTCATCTAATACAAATACTGTTGCTCCGGTTTGTGAAGTCGCCGGCGGTTGCTTAGGGGGTTTAAAGCAATCAAAGTTTCCGCACGAATAGCAATCGTTTATATGGTCAGGTGCCTGTATTCTGCTATTGCTTATTTCATTAACAGATGAGTTAGCCATTAACTTAACAATCAACTTATTTGCTGTTAGGTCTGTTACAACTTTAAAGTCAACATTAGCTCTAAAACGCAAATCGAGATAATTCCATTTTACGGTAGCATCCCTATCATGCTCTGCCAGCGAACCAGGAATAACTTTGGTGTGTTTGTGCCGTTCCAAAATTTCAAAACCTGCTTTTATAGCGGCATCATACAAAGCATTTGAAAGCTGACACATACCACCGGCTATTGACGGCACAATGCAACCCTCTCTAACCTCTCTGCCAATAACAAAACCTTTACCTATATTAGGATTACCAATGTGTTTCCAGAAGCTAAATGTTTGATTTGCCGGAACTTCCATTCCGTTTAGAATCTGAGCAGCAATACGCAGGTTCTGAACTTTTCCGGCGGTTAATATTTGATTTTGGGCATTATCATTTTTGTTCCACAACTCACTTTCTGAGGTTGCAGCTAATGGCAAATTGTTGAGATTTCCTTTATTGCTGAATTTTTCAAGTCCTGAAAATAAATTGTGATAACATCTTTTAAATGTAAAAAAAGTCACCTTTATCTGAAATATGGCAAGTTTAGAAAAACTGTGATTTTCGGCTAAGGCGTTTGACATTTGTTTATGCTGCGTTGTAAAACAGAGGTTGGTTAAATATAAACAGAAAACGAATTAATCAAACATCTATTGGTTGTGAAACAAGATTGTTAAACAAGCGTTGGTTATATTTACGCTATATGAACGCCAAAGAAATTGAACGTTTAATAAAGATCAGTCGCGAGCGGCCCTTAATGCCCGAAACCTATATTCCCTGGCAACTGGAGCCGGAGGCTAATGATATATTCTTGCCCGAAACGCTTACCTCATTAGAGGGTCTGGATGTGTATCATACACTCAGTCCTCAACAAAAAACAGAGTTAGGGCGGCACGAATTGGTGCAGGTTATTGCATCCTACGGATGGGGAGAACTCTTATTTTGCCTCTTCATGACCCGCCACATGCTCACCCTTCCGCCCGATAGTGTTGAGCATCAGTTTTTAATACGTGAGATGATTGAAGAGTTGCGCCACCAGGAAATGTTTGCCCAAGCCATTACCAAACTGGATGGCAAACCACTGCCTCAAAGCAAACTGCATCGGTTTTTTGGGCATTTCAGCAATAAATACCTGCCTGCCGACTACCTTTTTATGGGAAGCGTTTCCGTTGAATTGGTCACTGATGTATACGGTAATTATGCCCGTAAAGCCGATAATATTTATCCGGTTATAAAAAAGATGTTCGACCTGCATAACATTGAAGAAGGCAGGCATATTCTTTTCACCAAAAGTTTGCTTAAAGAGTACTCGGCAAAAGCCGGCTTTGTAAAGCGCACGTTATACAGCTATGTTATATTGTTTAATATACTTTTTATACGCACCATGTATGTTAAGCGCGAAATATATCAGCGTATTGGCTTAGAAAATCCTGACGAAGTATACAAAGCGGCAAGCAAAAATTTTAAGCAAAAATTTGCAGAGCGCTGTCTCGACGATATTATTGCCTTTGTACACGAGTGGCGTGGCTTTAACCGACTTACACGGTTTGCTTGGCGTTGGGTGTTGGGGGCTAAAATATAAAACAGTGAAGCATCAATTACTATCTTAGCATGTTACTTCCACTCCGTTTTCTCACTCACCGTCTTCTTCCGCACTCCTTTAGGATACTCGTCGGCATAGCCAAGGTAAATCACTCCCATCACCCGGTCCTCTGGTTTAAGATTTAAAAAGGAATGCATAGCCGGTTTAAGTATCATACCGCCAGTGCTCCAAAACGATGCGATATTTAAAGCAGTAGCGCCAAGCAATACATTTTGAATGGCAGATGCAGTGGCCCACTCCTCTTCAAAAACAGGAATTTTAGGCAAATTACCACGCTCCATAATAGCCACTATAGCGTGAGATACCTTATCGCCTTGCGTGTAAAAATTATCATAACTACCCTGAATAAATTCTGCCTCAGAGGTGTTAGCCTTATAAAGCGCAGCATGTTGTCGGCAAAAATCAGAAGGGCTGGGATACACAACAAATCGCCATGGTTCGGTTGAACCATGATTAGGCGCCCATATTGCCAGTTCAAGCAAGCTTTCTATTTGCTCATGTGGAATTTTGCCGCCATTCATCATAAAAGGTTTTACGCTACGGCGGCTTTTAATGGTGCCAGCAATATTGTTAAATAGTTCGTTCATTTAAATAATACCGTTTTAAGATAAAACTGTAATAACAATTTTTGGCAATTGCAGATGACTAAAAATCTAATAGATCGGCGGAAACTTTGCAGGGTTACTTTCGCTCATCATACCGTAAACCGCTTCTATCACATCATCAACGGAGGGTTTGGTAAAGTAGTCGCCATCCGTACCATACGGCGGGCGGTGGTCTTTAGCGCTAAGGGTACGCGGCGGGCAATCTAACATGTAGTAGCCCTTCTGGCTCTCAATTATTTTTTGCAGGATGTAAGCTGATGCAGCTCCTGGAAGATCTTCGTCCACAACCAGCAACTTGTTGGTTTTGCCAAGTGAAGCACCGCATAAGTTCTCGGTATCAAACGGATATAGTGTTTGAGGATCAACCACTTCTGTATATATACCCATTTGCTCCAGTTCTTCGGCGGCTTCCATAACAACACGTAAAGTAGAGCCGTACGATACAATAGTAATATCAGCACCTTCCCGCATTAGCTCCGCCTTACCCAAAGGCACAGTAAAATCGCCAACATTGGTAGGCATTTTTTCTTTAAGACGGTAGCCATTCAGAGACTCTACAACAATAGCGGGCTCATCACCGCGCAACAGTGTATTGTACATCCCGGCAGCCTGTGTCATATCTCGCGGAACACAAACGTGAAGGCCGCGCATAGTGCTCAAAATCATTCCCATTGGCGAACCTGAGTGCCATATACCTTCTAATCTATGTCCGCGGGTGCGAATGATAACCGGTGCTTTTTGTCCCCCGGCTGTACGGTAACTTAAACTGGCCAGATCATCGCTGATAACGGTTAAACCGTACAACAGATAATCCATGTATTGTATTTCGGCTATCGGGCGCAGGCCACGCATTGCCATACCCATCCCCTGTCCTATTATAGAGGTTTCGCGAATCCCGGTGTCGGAAATACGCAGGTCGCCATACTTGGCTTGTAAACCAGCAAAGCCTTGATTAACGTCACCTATTGCACCTAAATCCTCACCAAAAGCAACAATTGATTTATCGCGCTCAAAGTTAGCATCAAAGCATGCATTCAATATTTCCCGGCCATCCAACATACGGGCGTTAGGCTCGTATACGGCAGGTACCGCTTCAATTTTAAGTGGCGATTCGGGTGTATCTGAAAATAGTTTAGTGTTGAAGCGATCGTGATTCTTTCCATTCTGAACATGCAACCATTCAGCCAATGCAGTTCTCGCCTGAGTTGATTCTGCTGCGGTAATACGTAAAGCCTTCCTAATAGCCGAAACAACATCTTTGCGCCCTGGATCAACGCATGCTCTTAACGCAGCTGTAACAACATGTATCTCATCGCCATACTGAGATTCATTAGTCAATTTATCTAATAACGAAGCGGCTTCCTTTAATTCAGCATTTATCTCGGCAATAAATTCGTTCCATGCTTCCCGCTGAAATGCCTTCACTGTTTTTTTGGCGGTAGATTCCAGTTGCGCCAATTCATCTTCATTCATGATAGCCGCTTCCAAAATCCACTTACGCATTTGCAGCAGGCAATCGTACTCTGCCTCCCACTCCAAACGCTCGGCTGATTTGTAACGCTCATGAGAACCTGATGTAGAGTGCCCCTGTGGCTGCGTCATTTCAACCACATGTATCAGCACGGGTACATGCTCTTCTCTGCAAAGCTTAATAGCTTGCTCGTAAGTTTCGCACAGCGCCACATAATCCCAGCCTTTTACCCTGAAAATTTCAACACCATTGGTGCCGGTTTCACGCTGAAACCCTTTTACAACTTCAGAAATGTCTTCTTTTATCGTTTGTAAACTTGCAGGAACTGAAATGGCATAAGCGTCATCCCAAATAGATAAAGCCATAGGCACCTGCATAACACCGGCAGCGTTCAACACCTCAAAAAACAAGCCTTCAGATGTTGCACCATTACCTATGGTACCAAATGCTACCTCATTACCATTAACCGAAAAATTAGATAAGTACGATAGTTCTTTATTTTCGCGGTAAAGTTTTGAAGCATATGCCAAACCCAACAAACGCGGAATAGGACCGCCTGTAGTTGAAAGATCTGATCCGCAGTTTAAACTCTCCACCTGGTTAACCCAGCTACCATCAGTATTAACAAAGCGGGTACCATAATGACAGTTCATTTGGCGGCCGCCCGACGCGGGTTCTTTCTCAATATCCGGATGAGCATAAAGTTGCGCGAAGAACTCTTTCATATTGGTCATGCCGGTAGCAAACATAAAAGTTTGGTCTCTGTAGTAGCCTGCACGCCAATCGCCTTTTCTAAAGGCTTTTGCCATTGCCAACTGTGCAACTTCTTTACCATCTCCAAATATGCCAAACTTAGCCTTACCTGTAAGCACTTCCCTGCGGCCCAATAAACTGGCCTGTCGACTTTCGTAAGCGATACGGTAATCATTGATGACGATAGACTTAAAGTCGTCGAAACTAAGGTCGGCGACATCAAATTTATCCTGATTAATAATTGCAGTTTCGGGCATATTTCGATATTTAGATTTGTAAAATTAAAAAATTCTGTCGGTATACCTAAATGTTGAATTATTCTTAATGTGTAAACATTGTTTTGGATTTAGGTTAAACCTTTTATATTTGTGTTAATCAAACAGATATTATGAAAAGATTAGTTTTAATTTTCGCAGTGGTATTAGGCTTTGCATTTAACGCTGCTGCGCAAGGCGGTGCCAAAGCGGAATTTAAGTTTAATGAAGAAAAACACGACTTCGGTAAAATACCTCAAGGTAAACCGGTAACCACTCAGTTTGTATTTACTAACATTGGAGCAGAACCTTTGATTTTGACCAGTGTTCAACCTACGTGCGGTTGTACTATTGCAGACTATACCAAAACCCCTGTTAAAAAGGGCGATAAAGGTATAATTACCATCACTTATAATGCTGCTGCTATTGGTGGTTTTGGTAAAGCAATAGTGGTAACATCAAACGCAACCACACCTCAAAAAAACCTGATCATTTCAGGCGAAGTTGTAGCTGCAGCCGCGGCGGCGCCAAGCACACGTTAAGAGTTTAAGAATTATACCCTTACGCTCTTAAGCAAGAGAGAAAGGGTTAAAATAAAATATGGAGAACGGCCCTGGAAACAGGGCCGTTTTTTGTTATGTATAAATCTGCTACAATATTATCTTTTTACTAATTTTGCATTATGCCAAATATATCCCAAAAGGGGCAGCGAATGCCTGCTTCCCCTATCCGTAAACTTACTCCATATGCTGACAAAGCTAAACAGGACGGAAAAACGGTATTTCATTTAAACATTGGTCAGCCTGATATTGAAACGCCTGAAGGTATGATCAATGCAATAAAAAACGTTGATTTTAAGGTTTGGGCCTATACCCCATCAGAAGGTACTTTAAGTTATAGAAAGCAACTTACCAAATATTATAACCGCAATGGTTACAACATTACTCCCGAAGATATTATTGTAACAGCAGGTGGCTCGGAAGCCATATCCATTACTTTTATGACCTGCCTTGACGCCGGTGACGAAGTACTGGTACCGGAGCCTTATTATGCTAACTATAATGGCTTTGCCAGCCAGAGTGATATTGTAGTTAAGCCTATTCTATCCTACATTGACAGTGGGTTTGCGCTGCCGCCCATTGCAGAATTTGAGAAACATATTTCCTCAAAAACAAAAGCTATCTTCATTTGCAGCCCTAATAACCCGACCGGATATTTATACTCCCGCGAAGAAATGGAAGCCTTAAAAGCTTTGGTGTTAAAGTACGACCTTTACTTGTTTGCAGATGAAGCTTATCGCGAGTTTGTATACGGCGACCAGCCTTTTGTATCACCAATGCATTTAGATGGCTTGGACGAGAATGTTGTTATTATCGACACCGTAAGTAAACGCTACAGCGCTTGTGGCGCTCGTTTAGGTTGCATTATCACCAAAAACAAAAAATTTTGGCAAACAGCTATCAAATTTGCACAGGCAAGGTTAAGTCCTGGTTTGGTTGAACAAATTGCAGGCGAAGCAGCTATTGATACTCCTGACGAGTATTTTGACCGTGTTAAAGCAGAGTATAATAGCCGCCGTAATACAATAGTTAGTGCACTTAACAAAATGGAAGGTGTTTACTGCCCTAACCCAGGCGGCGCTTTTTATGTAATGGCGCAGTTACCAATTGATAACTCAGATAAGTTTTGCCAGTGGATGCTGGAAGAATTTAGCTATAACAATCAAACCGTGATGATGGCGCCGGCTACAGGTTTTTACAGCACACCTGGTTTAGGTTATAATCAGGTTAGATTAGCTTATGTGTTAAATAACAGCGACCTGGAAAAAGCCATGACGTGCCTTGCAGAAGCTTTAAGAGTTTACCCTGGTAGGGTTGATAATGCCGAAGGTTTAAAACTAAGTGCAGAAACAGTAGCTTAAATTTAAGGGTATGAGTTTAAAAAATATCTGGGTTGTAATACTATCTCTATTTGTTTTTGCGGCAGAAGTAAAAGCACAGG
It encodes:
- a CDS encoding pyridoxal phosphate-dependent aminotransferase, translating into MPNISQKGQRMPASPIRKLTPYADKAKQDGKTVFHLNIGQPDIETPEGMINAIKNVDFKVWAYTPSEGTLSYRKQLTKYYNRNGYNITPEDIIVTAGGSEAISITFMTCLDAGDEVLVPEPYYANYNGFASQSDIVVKPILSYIDSGFALPPIAEFEKHISSKTKAIFICSPNNPTGYLYSREEMEALKALVLKYDLYLFADEAYREFVYGDQPFVSPMHLDGLDENVVIIDTVSKRYSACGARLGCIITKNKKFWQTAIKFAQARLSPGLVEQIAGEAAIDTPDEYFDRVKAEYNSRRNTIVSALNKMEGVYCPNPGGAFYVMAQLPIDNSDKFCQWMLEEFSYNNQTVMMAPATGFYSTPGLGYNQVRLAYVLNNSDLEKAMTCLAEALRVYPGRVDNAEGLKLSAETVA
- a CDS encoding DUF1573 domain-containing protein, producing the protein MKRLVLIFAVVLGFAFNAAAQGGAKAEFKFNEEKHDFGKIPQGKPVTTQFVFTNIGAEPLILTSVQPTCGCTIADYTKTPVKKGDKGIITITYNAAAIGGFGKAIVVTSNATTPQKNLIISGEVVAAAAAAPSTR
- a CDS encoding alpha-ketoacid dehydrogenase subunit alpha/beta, which encodes MPETAIINQDKFDVADLSFDDFKSIVINDYRIAYESRQASLLGRREVLTGKAKFGIFGDGKEVAQLAMAKAFRKGDWRAGYYRDQTFMFATGMTNMKEFFAQLYAHPDIEKEPASGGRQMNCHYGTRFVNTDGSWVNQVESLNCGSDLSTTGGPIPRLLGLAYASKLYRENKELSYLSNFSVNGNEVAFGTIGNGATSEGLFFEVLNAAGVMQVPMALSIWDDAYAISVPASLQTIKEDISEVVKGFQRETGTNGVEIFRVKGWDYVALCETYEQAIKLCREEHVPVLIHVVEMTQPQGHSTSGSHERYKSAERLEWEAEYDCLLQMRKWILEAAIMNEDELAQLESTAKKTVKAFQREAWNEFIAEINAELKEAASLLDKLTNESQYGDEIHVVTAALRACVDPGRKDVVSAIRKALRITAAESTQARTALAEWLHVQNGKNHDRFNTKLFSDTPESPLKIEAVPAVYEPNARMLDGREILNACFDANFERDKSIVAFGEDLGAIGDVNQGFAGLQAKYGDLRISDTGIRETSIIGQGMGMAMRGLRPIAEIQYMDYLLYGLTVISDDLASLSYRTAGGQKAPVIIRTRGHRLEGIWHSGSPMGMILSTMRGLHVCVPRDMTQAAGMYNTLLRGDEPAIVVESLNGYRLKEKMPTNVGDFTVPLGKAELMREGADITIVSYGSTLRVVMEAAEELEQMGIYTEVVDPQTLYPFDTENLCGASLGKTNKLLVVDEDLPGAASAYILQKIIESQKGYYMLDCPPRTLSAKDHRPPYGTDGDYFTKPSVDDVIEAVYGMMSESNPAKFPPIY